A single genomic interval of Aphidius gifuensis isolate YNYX2018 linkage group LG6, ASM1490517v1, whole genome shotgun sequence harbors:
- the LOC122859296 gene encoding probable cytochrome P450 6a14 isoform X2, which produces MTGLLTSWFFIKFIISIGIGIAGIYMYFKKILYLYWEKRGVSYVEPTVPFGNLTQHLIGKISVGELYENTYEKYKKYRYFGMYTFHKPSLVINDPDLIRIVMTKNFQNFHDRGMYCNEKIDPLSGHLFSLPGSKWKNLRVKLTPTFTSGKMKQMFGTICQSTDRLIDYVKKYSDNHQVVEMKDITARLTTDVISSIVFGLESNCLDNPNSDFRIWGKKTFEPNLIKNSLAFFGPQILNILKIPFTDPGVSKFFTKAFEDSYNYRVENNIQRSDFMNLLMQLINKGHLDDDNNKNFHISESTDGKITMNDAIAQAFVFFLAGYETTSTTIILTLYELSRDCNKHLQEKLRYDIDNILNKHNGKLTYEAIQEMTYLHKVTSETLRKYPPVPILNRVCTKDIDLPETDLKISKGLDIVIPVIGLHHDPDIYPDPEAFDPERFNEANTASRHPYTYLPFGEGPRSCIGIRFGLIQAKIVLTSLLVKYKFSFGPNTPYPLEIDPGVILLTTKTGVDLKIEPR; this is translated from the exons ATGACGGGGTTATTGACAAGTTggtttttcataaaatttataatttctattGGAATTGGTATTGCTggtatttatatgtattttaaaaaaattttatatttatactgggAAAAAAGAGGTGTTTCTTATGTAGAGCCTACGGTACCATTTGGAAATCTTACTCAACATTTAAtcggaaaaatatcagttg gtgaattatatgaaaatacatatgaaaaatataaaaaatatcgttACTTTGGAATGTACACATTTCACAAACCATCACTTGTTATTAATGATCCAGATTTAATACGCATtgtaatgacaaaaaattttcaaaattttcatgatcGTGGTATGtattgtaatgaaaaaattgatccaTTATCTGGACATTTATTTTCGCTACCTGGTagtaaatggaaaaatttacGTGTTAAATTAACACCAACATTTACATCAggaaaaatgaaacaaatgtTTGGTACTATTTGTCAATCTACTGATCGTTTAAttgattatgttaaaaaatattctgataATCATCAAGTTGTTGAAATGAAAGACATAACAGCAAG aTTAACAACTGAtgttatttcatcaattgtttttgGTCTTGAAAGTAATTGTCTTGATAATCCAAATAGTGATTTTCGTATTTGgggaaaaaaaacatttgagccaaatttaattaaaaattcattggcATTTTTTGGTCctcaaatattgaatattttaaaaattccatttaCTGATCCTGGTGTATCGAAATTTTTCACAAAAGCATTTGAAGATTCTTATAATTATCGTGTTGAAAATAACATTCAAAGATCAGATTTTATGAATCTTTTGATGCAGCTAATTAATAAAGGACATCTTGATGatgacaacaacaaaaattttcatatttctg AATCAACTGATggaaaaattacaatgaatGATGCAATTGCCCAGgcatttgtgttttttttagctg gCTAtgaaacaacatcaacaactaTAATACTAACTCTCTATGAATTATCACGAGATTGTAATAAACATCTACAAGAAAAGCTACgttatgatattgataatattttaaataaacataatggtaaattaacatATGAAGCAATCCAAGAAATGACATATCTTCATAAAGTTACAAGTGAAACACTGAGAAAATATCCACCAGTACCAATATTAAATCGTGTCTGTACAAAGGATATTGATTTACCAGAaactgatttaaaaatatcaaaaggtCTTGATATTGTTATTCCAGTTATTGGTCTTCATCATGATCCAGATATTTATCCAGATCCAGAAGCATTTGATCCAGAAAGATTTAATGAAGCCAACACAGCTTCTAGACATCCCTATACTTATttg CCTTTTGGAGAAGGACCACGTTCATGCATTG gtatAAGATTTGGTCTTATTCAAGCAAAAATTGTACTAACAAGTCttcttgtaaaatataaattttcatttggtcCAAATACACCGTATCCACTTGAAATTGATCCTGGTGTTATacttttaacaacaaaaactggagttgatttaaaaattgagccacgttaa
- the LOC122859301 gene encoding uncharacterized protein LOC122859301: MINPYAFDDYNNQQRSYVNRQIREADKASKNDKLATKSNDMALKGAQDAKAAVDAEIIAGRQASHQVKAQLAKKALDAAKITEAALAGKQALVEQLKEETKETQSVVKESTIALKRAHENLNFAIKSVHDSRQQLAMIRRSVETAKSNLRNSRKTANGARKSLNEKQLLLIAAKKRVGELKHRLQKAQIDLEKTHQNAMKAGASAREAIAKANHIDSRSTRVKN, translated from the exons ATGATAAATCCATATGCATTTGACGATTATAACAATCAA cagaggTCTTATGTTAATCGACAAATACGTGAAGCTGATAAAGCTTCAAAAAATGATAAGCTTGCAACAAAATCAAATGACATGGCATTAAAAGGTGCACAAGATGCAAAAGCAGCAGTTGATGCTGAAATAATTGCTGGAAGACAAGCATCACATCAG gtAAAAGCACAGCTTGCTAAAAAAGCTCTTGATGCTGCAAAAATAACTGAAGCTGCATTGGCAGGTAAACAAGCATTGGTTGAACAATTAAAAGAAGAAACTAAAGAAACTCAAAGTGTTGTTAAAGAAAGTACAATAGCACTTAAAAGAgctcatgaaaatttaaattttgctaTTAAATCTGTTCATGATTCACGTCAACaa ctgGCTATGATAAGAAGATCAGTTGAAACAGCAAAATCAAATTTACGTAATTCAAGAAAAACAGCTAATGGCGCTAGAAAAtcattaaatgaaaaacaattattacttATTGCTGCTAAAAAAAGAGTTGGGGAATTAAAACATCGTTTACAAAAAGCTCAAATTGATCTTGAAAAAACACATCAAAATGCCATGAAAGCTGGGGCATCTGCAAGAGAAGCAATTGCTAAAGCAAATCACATTGATTCACGTTCAACTcgtgtaaaaaattaa
- the LOC122859293 gene encoding serine/arginine-rich splicing factor 1B — MSHGGRNECRIYVGNLPPDIRTKDIQDLFYKFGKVTFVDLKNRRGPPFAFVEFDDPRDAEDAVHARDGYDYDGYRLRVEFPRGGGPSNNFRGGRGGDSGGRGGRGEMSNQRGRGPPARRSQYRVLVTGLPPSGSWQDLKDHMREAGDVCFADVYKDGTGVVEFLRYEDMKYAVKKLDDSRFRSHEGEVAYIRVKEDHAGSDRGRSEDRDRGRSRSRSYSPRRRGSPTYSPLRRNYSRSRSRSRSRSYD, encoded by the exons atgtctcACGGAGGAAGAAATGAGTGTAGAATATACGTGGGAAATTTACCACCAGATATTAGAACCAAGGATATacaagatttattttataaatttggtAAAGTAACATTTGTTGATTTGAAAAATCGAAGGGGACCACCATTTGCGTTTGTTGAATTTGATGATCcaag agATGCTGAAGATGCTGTTCATGCAAGAGATGGATATGATTATGATGGTTATAGATTACGTGTTGAATTTCCTCGTGGTGGTGGACCAAGTAATAATTTTCGTGGTGGACGTGGTGGTGATAGTGGTGGACGTGGTGGACGTGGTGAAATGAGTAATCAACGTGGACGTGGTCCACCAGCACGTCGTTCACAATATCGTGTACTTGTAACTGGTCTACCACCATCTGGTAGTTGGCAAGATTTAAAAGATCATATGAGAGAAGCTGGTGATGTTTGTTTTGCTGATGTTTATAAAGATGGTACTggtgttgttgaatttttacgtTATGAAGATATGAAATATGCTgttaaaaaacttgatgattCACGTTTTAGATCACATGAG GGTGAAGTTGCTTATATTCGTGTTAAGGAAGATCATGCTGGTAGTGATCGTGGACGCAGTGAAGATCGTGACAGAGGTCGTAGTCGTTCACGTAGCTATAGTCCACGTCGACGTGGATCACCAACATATTCACCACTTCGACGTAATTATTCGCGTTCAAGATCACGCTCCAGATCACGCTCTTACGACTAA
- the LOC122859295 gene encoding merlin: protein MKSKMPPFKRKKLGKSFPVKVCTLDAELEFNLELRATGRDLFDLVCRTIGLRETWYFGLQYEDAKGFISWLKLDKKVQDQGISQQPTTPFMFLAKFYPEDVAEELVQEVTQHLFFLQVKQAILSMDIYCPPEASVLLASYAVQAKYGDYDETSYRPDMLVSEDLLPQRVIDQYQMTPEMWEDRIKIWYADHRGMSRDEAEMEYLKIVQDLDMYGVNYFPISNKKETNLWLGVTALGLNIYEKENKLAPKTTFTWSEIRHISFDDKKFIIKPVDKSSPNFVFFSQKVRMNKLILDLCIGNHDLFMRRRKPDSMEVQQMKAQAKEEKSRRQIERTKLAKEKELRESAEKEKAAMEHRLMQYQEEIRLANEALQRSEETADLLAEKSRVAEEEAMLLSQKASEAEQEITRIRLNNMKTEEEKVHLERKTREAELLTERLVQESERRAAEAEKLKDELLRARIAEKEAKEKLLEFLSRNAYNTTITTTTVPNLFPSTQILPSDLQADFQTLQLDNDQLTNDLNEYDLINDGDVDQLSIEIEKERVDYWEKSKNLQEQLRDLRSEIQVLKVGEKQSELDQLHEEQVRLGENKYSTLKKVKSGSTKARVAFFEEL, encoded by the exons atgaaaagtaaaatgccaccatttaaaagaaaaaaattaggtaaATCATTTCCTGTCAAAGTATGCACCCTTGATGCTGAATTGGAATTTAATCTTGAG ttGCGTGCAACTGGACGTGATTTATTTGATCTTGTTTGTCGAACAATTGGTCTAAGAGAAACTTGGTACTTTGGACTTCAATATGAAGATGCAAAAGGTTTTATATCATGgttaaaattagataaaaaag taCAAGATCAAGGAATATCACAACAGCCAACAACGCCATTTATGTTTTTGGCAAAATTTTATCCTGAAGATGTTGCTGAAGAACTTGTACAAGAAGTAAcacaacatttattttttcttcaagttaaACAAGCAATATTATCAATGGATATTTATTGTCCACCAGAAGCATCAGTTTTACTTGCATCATATGCTGTACAAGCAAAATATGGTGATTATGATGAAACGTCATATAGACCTGATATGCTTGTCAGTGAAGATTTATTACCACAAAGAGTTATTGATCAGTATCAAATGACACCTGAAATGTGGGAAGATCGTATTAAAATATGGTATGCTGATCATCGTGGAATGTCACGTGATGAAGCTGAAATGGAGTATCTTAAAATTGTCCAAGATCTTGATATGTATGGagttaattattttccaataagT aataaaaaagaaactaatCTGTGGCTTGGAGTAACAGCACTtggattaaatatatatgaaaaagaaaataaattggcACCAAAAACAACATTTACATGGTCTGAAATACGTCATATtagttttgatgataaaaaatttatcattaaaccagttgataaatcatcaccaaattttgtatttttttcacaaaaagtTAGGATGAATAAACTG ataTTAGATTTGTGCATTGGTAATCATGATCTGTTTATGCGACGTCGTAAACCAGATTCAATGGAAGTCCAACAAATGAAAGCACAAGCAAAAGAGGAAAAATCAAG ACGGCAAATTGAAAGAACCAAATTAGcgaaagaaaaagaattacGTGAATCagctgaaaaagaaaaagctgCAATGGAACATCGACTAATGCAGTATCAAGAAGAAATTCGTTTAGCAAATGAAGCTCTG caaAGATCTGAAGAAACAGCTGATTTACTTGCTGAAAAAAGTAGAGTTGCTGAAGAAGAAGCAATGTTGTTAAGTCAAAAAGCATCAGAAGCTGAACAAGAAATAACAAGAAtacgtttaaataatatgaaaacagaagaagaaaaagtacACTTAGAACGTAAAACAAGAGAAGCTGAATTATTAACTGAAAGATTAGTTCAAGAATCAGAAAGACGTGCTGCTgaagctgaaaaattaaaagatgaatTATTACGTGCACGTATTGCTGAAAAAGAagctaaagaaaaattacttgaatttttaagtaGAAATGCatataatacaacaataacaacaacaacagtaccaaatttatttccatcaaCACAAATATTACCATCTGACCTACAAGCTGATTTTCAAACATTACAACTTGACAATGATCAATTGacaaatgatttaaatgaatatgatCTTATAAATGATGGTGATGTTgatcaattatcaattgaaattgaaaaagaacgAGTTGATTATTGGGAAAAgagtaaaaatttacaagaacaATTACGTGATTTAAGAAGTGAAATACAAGTTTTAAAAGTTGGTGAAAAACAATCGGAACTTGATCAATTGCATGAGGAACAGGTTCGTCttggtgaaaataaatatagtacattaaaaaaagtcaagtcAGGATCGACTAAAGCAAGAGTTGCTTTTTTTGAAGAACTTTAA
- the LOC122859298 gene encoding peroxisome assembly protein 12 — protein MAERGAYLTGTTNYGKPTLFEIVAQESLASTIEPAFKKIFSFFATCNVDKYGWTLEWSDEFYALFNGFLQKFYLKNYDASFSETFYGLKRISISNTNTANKLSDKQKLCSLILLILNPYIKSKIDKFELDKIDGKYLNNNWKNNIKIYFIKIYKIYNLMHSFLGIYYYLLYISKRSFYPTPLLRFMSMTLTYSAGTEFTSISELLSKWKNGTFTTHDGAHLIQRGFTRSLELGAFFLQFINWWNQENFNVNLLALPVPPAPTVPDKAKKYKGLCPICMKKPKIPTAIAISGYVYCYQCILIKIKIEGKCPVTNYPAKEDDLIRLYVD, from the exons atggcTGAAAGAGGTGCATATTTAACTGGAACAACAAATTATGGCAAACCAacattatttgaaattgttgcTCAAGAATCATTAGCATCAACAATTGAAccagcttttaaaaaaatattttct ttttttgcaACTTgtaatgttgataaatatgGATGGACATTAGAATGGTCTGATGAATTCTACGCATTATTTAATGgttttcttcaaaaattttatctaaaaaattatg atGCTTCATTTTCGGAAACATTTTATGGATTAAAAAGAATATCAAtatcaaatacaaatacagcaaataaattatctgataaacaaaaattatgttcattaattttgttgatacttaatccatatataaaatcaaaaatagataaatttgaactagataaaattgatggaaagtacttaaataataattggaaaaataatattaaaatatattttataaaaatatataaaatatacaatttaatgcATTCATTTTTGGgaatttattactatttattgtatatatcaaAACGATCATTTTATCCAACTCCATTATTACGTTTCATGTCAATGACATTGACATATTCAGCAGGTACAGAATTTACATCAATATCTGAATTATTAAGTAAATGGAAAAATGGTACTTTTACAACACATGATGGTGCTCATTTAATTCAACGTGGCTTTACAAGATCCCTAGAACTTGGTGCATTTTTTCTGCAATTTATCAATTGGTGGaatcaagaaaattttaatgttaatctTTTAGCATTGCCAGTTCCACCGGCTCCAACA GTTCCTGATAaggcaaaaaaatataaaggatTATGTCCAATTTGcatgaaaaaaccaaaaataccAACAGCTATTGCAATTTCTGg ctatgtttattgttatcaatgtatattgataaaaataaaaattgaaggtAAATGTCCTGTTACAAATTATCCAGCAAAAGAAGATGACTTGATACGTCTTTatgttgattaa
- the LOC122859300 gene encoding dynein light chain 2, cytoplasmic: MSDRKAVIKNADMSEEMQQDAVDCTTQALEKYNIEKDIAAFVKKEFDKKYNPTWHCIVGRNFGSYVTHETRHFIYFYLGQVAILLFKSG, translated from the exons ATGTCGGATCGCAAAGCTGTTATTAAAAATGCTGATATGTCAGAAGAGATGCAGCAAGATGCTGTTGATTGTACGACTCAAGCATTAGAAAAATACAACATTGAAAag gaTATTGCTGCATTTGTCAAGAAagaatttgacaaaaaatacaaTCCAACGTGGCATTGCATTGTCGGCCGTAATTTTGGCAGCTATGTAACACATGAAACAAgacatttcatttatttttaccttggTCAAGTGGCCATTCTCCTTTTCAAAAGTGGATAA
- the LOC122859296 gene encoding probable cytochrome P450 6a14 isoform X1 produces the protein MTGLLTSWFFIKFIISIGIGIAGIYMYFKKILYLYWEKRGVSYVEPTVPFGNLTQHLIGKISVGELYENTYEKYKKYRYFGMYTFHKPSLVINDPDLIRIVMTKNFQNFHDRGMYCNEKIDPLSGHLFSLPGSKWKNLRVKLTPTFTSGKMKQMFGTICQSTDRLIDYVKKYSDNHQVVEMKDITARLTTDVISSIVFGLESNCLDNPNSDFRIWGKKTFEPNLIKNSLAFFGPQILNILKIPFTDPGVSKFFTKAFEDSYNYRVENNIQRSDFMNLLMQLINKGHLDDDNNKNFHISGNYIYMFLQVFRLLLNFLFLTESTDGKITMNDAIAQAFVFFLAGYETTSTTIILTLYELSRDCNKHLQEKLRYDIDNILNKHNGKLTYEAIQEMTYLHKVTSETLRKYPPVPILNRVCTKDIDLPETDLKISKGLDIVIPVIGLHHDPDIYPDPEAFDPERFNEANTASRHPYTYLPFGEGPRSCIGIRFGLIQAKIVLTSLLVKYKFSFGPNTPYPLEIDPGVILLTTKTGVDLKIEPR, from the exons ATGACGGGGTTATTGACAAGTTggtttttcataaaatttataatttctattGGAATTGGTATTGCTggtatttatatgtattttaaaaaaattttatatttatactgggAAAAAAGAGGTGTTTCTTATGTAGAGCCTACGGTACCATTTGGAAATCTTACTCAACATTTAAtcggaaaaatatcagttg gtgaattatatgaaaatacatatgaaaaatataaaaaatatcgttACTTTGGAATGTACACATTTCACAAACCATCACTTGTTATTAATGATCCAGATTTAATACGCATtgtaatgacaaaaaattttcaaaattttcatgatcGTGGTATGtattgtaatgaaaaaattgatccaTTATCTGGACATTTATTTTCGCTACCTGGTagtaaatggaaaaatttacGTGTTAAATTAACACCAACATTTACATCAggaaaaatgaaacaaatgtTTGGTACTATTTGTCAATCTACTGATCGTTTAAttgattatgttaaaaaatattctgataATCATCAAGTTGTTGAAATGAAAGACATAACAGCAAG aTTAACAACTGAtgttatttcatcaattgtttttgGTCTTGAAAGTAATTGTCTTGATAATCCAAATAGTGATTTTCGTATTTGgggaaaaaaaacatttgagccaaatttaattaaaaattcattggcATTTTTTGGTCctcaaatattgaatattttaaaaattccatttaCTGATCCTGGTGTATCGAAATTTTTCACAAAAGCATTTGAAGATTCTTATAATTATCGTGTTGAAAATAACATTCAAAGATCAGATTTTATGAATCTTTTGATGCAGCTAATTAATAAAGGACATCTTGATGatgacaacaacaaaaattttcatatttctggtaattatatatacatgtttcTACAAGTATTTcgattgttattaaattttctatttctcACAGAATCAACTGATggaaaaattacaatgaatGATGCAATTGCCCAGgcatttgtgttttttttagctg gCTAtgaaacaacatcaacaactaTAATACTAACTCTCTATGAATTATCACGAGATTGTAATAAACATCTACAAGAAAAGCTACgttatgatattgataatattttaaataaacataatggtaaattaacatATGAAGCAATCCAAGAAATGACATATCTTCATAAAGTTACAAGTGAAACACTGAGAAAATATCCACCAGTACCAATATTAAATCGTGTCTGTACAAAGGATATTGATTTACCAGAaactgatttaaaaatatcaaaaggtCTTGATATTGTTATTCCAGTTATTGGTCTTCATCATGATCCAGATATTTATCCAGATCCAGAAGCATTTGATCCAGAAAGATTTAATGAAGCCAACACAGCTTCTAGACATCCCTATACTTATttg CCTTTTGGAGAAGGACCACGTTCATGCATTG gtatAAGATTTGGTCTTATTCAAGCAAAAATTGTACTAACAAGTCttcttgtaaaatataaattttcatttggtcCAAATACACCGTATCCACTTGAAATTGATCCTGGTGTTATacttttaacaacaaaaactggagttgatttaaaaattgagccacgttaa
- the LOC122859751 gene encoding tol-Pal system protein TolA-like has translation MIGKILIIGLLLKCCLCQYFIDENSRQLRDVNDKKNTLMAVKAAQDAKAAVDAQLIAGQQAAHQVKLQIAEKAKDAAKMAETALSGREAVVGQLQQEVKEAEAVVREEIISIKTTKSHVQSSIQAAREAQQELKTLTQAYHIALLNVANADKSARGAQHDFIEKKQLLEAANHRQIELAKRMNYAQNELERTKEASIKATASAQEAKINASRNKRKFDQQISSNNS, from the exons atgataggaaaaattttaataattggattattattaaaatgttgtTTGTgtcaatatttcattgatgaaaattcaagACAATTACGTGATGTAAATGAT aaaaaaaatacattgatggCTGTTAAAGCTGCACAAGATGCAAAAGCTGCTGTTGATGCACAATTAATTGCTGGACAACAAGCAGCACAtcag gtaaaattacaaattgctGAAAAAGCTAAAGATGCTGCAAAAATGGCAGAGACTGCATTATCAGGTAGAGAAGCTGTTGTTGGACAATTACAACAAGAAGTCAAAGAAGCTGAAGCTGTTGTACGTGaagaaataatatcaattaaaacaacaaaatcacATGTACAATCATCAATACAAGCTGCACGTGAAGCTCAACAAgaa ctAAAAACACTGACACAGGCTTATCATATTGCATTGTTAAATGTTGCAAATGCTGATAAATCAGCACGTGGTGCACAacatgattttattgaaaaaaaacagctaTTAGAAGCTGCAAATCATCGACAAATTGAACTTGCTAAAAGAATGAATTATGCACAAAATGAACTTGAAAGAACAAAAGAAGCATCAATTAAAGCAACAGCATCAGCACAAGAAGCTAAAATTAATGCTTCAAGAAATAAACGTAAATTTGATCAacaaatttcatcaaataattcataa
- the LOC122859297 gene encoding cell surface antigen I/II-like — MLKNLFIMGLIGVSLADVKPAKDTRVPRQYVSYDDSKIGEYALVDVATLPLDNYPAPSNQPRPKAGFSVGGGLVSIARGSADQARTAVANQHSAAGQAAFVAKNQLAQSAQQSAATASAALAGKQIIFMGLQQQVRDAKTALDGEKQQMVQAARAAQAAKNSAQQAMHQVQVITAALNAAQATQDHAAQAAAEAAAELAAQTGMVGQAKSRLHALEEQLESARIDFEATQSATNKATAAAQLAQNNAAAAAAHAAESAAAVSPLPSVAEEEEGPAEQSAHLQIGSIEDYEEPSNHESIVQTPVQYSDEQEQSAIIYRNALQQPASDNSQQSYGSPYEQPETYGDYKTYY, encoded by the exons atgttgaagaaTCTTTTTATCATGGGCCTTATTGGTGTGAGTTTAGCTGATGTAAAACCAGCAAAAGATACTCGTGTACCACGTCAGTATGTTTCTTATGATGATTCAAAAATTGGTGAATACGCATTGGTAGATGTTGCAACATTACCACTTGATAATTATCCAGCTCCATCAAATCAACCACGTCCCAAGGCTGGTTTTAGTGTTGGTGGTGGATTGGTGTCAATTGCACGTGGTTCAGCTGATCAAGCACGTACTGCTGTTGCAAATCAACACTCAGCTGCTGGACAAGCTGCATTTGTTgcaaaaaatcaa CTTGCTCAATCAGCTCAACAATCAGCAG cAACTGCATCTGCTGCATTAGCtggtaaacaaataatatttatgggTCTTCAACAACAAGTACGTGATGCTAAAACAGCACTTGATggtgaaaaacaacaaatggTACAAGCAGCAAGAGCTGCACAAGCTGCTAAAAATTCAGCACAACAAGCAATGCATCAAGTACAAGTTATAACAGCAGCTTTAAATGCAGCACAAGCAACACAAGATCATGCAGCacag gCTGCTGCTGAAGCTGCTGCTGAATTAGCAGCACAAACAGGAATGGTTGGTCAAGCAAAATCACGTTTACATGCACTTGAAGAACAACTTGAATCAGCACGTATTGATTTTGAAGCAACACAATCAGCAACAAATAaagcaacagcagcagcacaACTTGCACAAAAtaatgctgctgctgctgctgcacATGCTGCTGAAAGTGCTGCTGCTGTATCACCACTACCATCAGTtgctgaagaagaagaaggacCAGCAGAACAATCAGCACATCTTCAAATTGGATCAATTGAAGATTATGAAGAACCAAGTAATCATGAATCAATTGTACAAACACCAGTACAATATTCTGATGAACAAGAACAAAGTgcaattatttatagaaatgCACTTCAACAACCAGCATCAGATAATAGTCAACAATCATATGGTTCACCTTATGAACAACCAGAAACATATGGAGATTATAaaacttattattaa
- the LOC122859299 gene encoding 2-methoxy-6-polyprenyl-1,4-benzoquinol methylase, mitochondrial, translating to MKLLGNFLKLNKHSNRLFSVSRIIKNQTNINNDEKTTHFGYQTVKESDKEKKVYSVFEKVADSYDVMNDAMSLGIHRVWKDIFIQELGPTHGCKLLDTAGGTGDISFRYLNYLNNIKNIKNIKSHVTVSDINENMLDVGKIRAERLGYTVEKGYDINWSQQDAEKLTFDDESYTAFTIAFGIRNVTHIDKVLAEAYRVLQPGGRFMCLEFSHLTNDSLQWLYDKYSFQMIPPMGMLIAGQWEPYQYLVESIRKFPKQEHFKEMIEEAGFRHVTYKNLTFGVVAIHSGFKI from the exons ATGAAGTtacttggtaattttttaaaattaaataaacattcaaaTAGATTATTTAGTGTatcaagaattattaaaaatcaaacaaatattaataatgatgaaaaaacaacTCACTTTGGTTATCAAACAGTCAAAGAAagtgacaaagaaaaaaaag tttacagtgtatttgaaaaagttgCTGATTCTTATGATGTAATGAATGATGCAATGAGTCTTGGTATTCATAGAGTATggaaagatatatttattcaagaaCTTGGTCCAACACATGGTTGTAAATTACTTGATACAGCTGGTGGTACTGGTGATATATCATTTCgttatttaaactatttaaataatattaaaaatataaaaaatataaaaagtcatGTAACTGTATctgatattaatgaaaatatgcTTGATGTTGGTAAAATAAGAGCTGAAAGACTTGGTTATACTGTAGAAAAAGGATATGATATTAATTGGTCACAACAAGATgctgaaaaattaacatttgatgatgaatcataTACTGCATTTACAATTGCATTTGGTATTAGAAATGTCACTCATATTGACAAG gTTCTTGCTGAAGCATACAGAGTTTTACAACCAGGTGGAAGATTTATGTGTCTTGAATTTAGTCATCTAACAAATGATTCATTGCAATG gctttatgataaatattccTTCCAAATGATACCTCCAATGGGAATGTTAATTGCTGGACAATGGGAACCTTATCAATATCTCGTTGAAAGTATCAGAAAATTTCCAAAACAAGAACATTTTAAG gAAATGATTGAAGAAGCTGGCTTTCGTCATGTTACATATAAAAACTTGACATTTGGAGTTGTTGCAATACACTctggttttaaaatataa